The proteins below come from a single Triticum aestivum cultivar Chinese Spring chromosome 5D, IWGSC CS RefSeq v2.1, whole genome shotgun sequence genomic window:
- the LOC123119010 gene encoding protein yippee-like isoform X2 has translation MGRLFLTSLAPATGTIYCCKHCDSHLAYAQHIISKMFRCKHGKAYLFDKVVNVVAGESEDDRMMTTGLHTVRDIFCVACGAILGWKYVCNMNLCLPLRRTRGIRRASSSWRGARSIRAEAALPTASSCGLSTMLA, from the exons ATGGGGCGGCTCTTCCTGACCAGCCTGGCGCCGGCGACGGGCACCATCTACTGCTGCAAGCACTGCGACTCCCACCTCGCCTACGCCCAGCACATCATCTCCAAG ATGTTCCGCTGCAAGCACGGCAAGGCCTACCTCTTCGACAAGGT CGTGAACGTGGTCGCCGGGGAGAGCGAGGACGACCGGATGATGACCACGGGCCTGCACACCGTCCGCGACATCTTCTGCGTCGCCTGCGGAGCCATCCTCGGCTGGAAATACGTGTGCAACATGAACCT GTGTCTGCCTTTGAGAAGGACCAGAGGTATAAGGAGGGCAAGTTCATCCTGGAGAG GTGCAAGATCCATTCGGGCGGAGGCGGCCCTCCCAACCGCATCCAGCTGTGGGCTGAGCACGATGCTCGCATAA
- the LOC123119010 gene encoding protein yippee-like isoform X1 yields the protein MGRLFLTSLAPATGTIYCCKHCDSHLAYAQHIISKMFRCKHGKAYLFDKVVNVVAGESEDDRMMTTGLHTVRDIFCVACGAILGWKYVSAFEKDQRYKEGKFILERCKIHSGGGGPPNRIQLWAEHDARISSSEDDDQGAV from the exons ATGGGGCGGCTCTTCCTGACCAGCCTGGCGCCGGCGACGGGCACCATCTACTGCTGCAAGCACTGCGACTCCCACCTCGCCTACGCCCAGCACATCATCTCCAAG ATGTTCCGCTGCAAGCACGGCAAGGCCTACCTCTTCGACAAGGT CGTGAACGTGGTCGCCGGGGAGAGCGAGGACGACCGGATGATGACCACGGGCCTGCACACCGTCCGCGACATCTTCTGCGTCGCCTGCGGAGCCATCCTCGGCTGGAAATAC GTGTCTGCCTTTGAGAAGGACCAGAGGTATAAGGAGGGCAAGTTCATCCTGGAGAG GTGCAAGATCCATTCGGGCGGAGGCGGCCCTCCCAACCGCATCCAGCTGTGGGCTGAGCACGATGCTCGCATAAGTTCCAGCGAGGATGACGACCAGGGCGCCGTGTGA